From Coleofasciculus sp. FACHB-T130, a single genomic window includes:
- a CDS encoding DUF6464 family protein, with amino-acid sequence MLEILLIFVVSLIPGLLSVWHVRRIEARNMAGLQAAMRRIEARQMQRMQMPSDQHYIEGVGYLIGDITCQFNAHSAYIRCAVNPFGPCHECSSYKSREYN; translated from the coding sequence GTGTTAGAAATTCTCCTCATTTTTGTTGTTAGTCTAATACCAGGGCTGCTTTCAGTGTGGCACGTTCGCAGGATAGAAGCACGAAACATGGCGGGTTTGCAAGCAGCGATGCGGAGGATAGAAGCTCGGCAAATGCAAAGAATGCAAATGCCTTCAGATCAACATTACATTGAAGGCGTGGGTTATTTAATTGGGGATATTACTTGTCAGTTTAATGCTCATTCTGCTTATATCCGTTGTGCAGTAAACCCGTTTGGCCCTTGCCACGAATGTTCTTCTTATAAATCTAGAGAATACAATTAA
- a CDS encoding NUDIX hydrolase has product MKNLSKWKILNSKIVINNQWCKVRQDEVELPNGQIVDDFFVNIRPDIAVILPITQQKEIVFVRQYRHAVGAILLELPAGAFHPEEEDSVVAAARELEEETGYIAEQLIQLATLYDNPPKDTNNIHLFLAENVRLASQQRLDITEDIEVILIPISKVKETIAQGEICVSGTIAAIFLGLDFLSCQAAKQAN; this is encoded by the coding sequence ATGAAAAACCTTAGCAAGTGGAAAATTTTAAATTCTAAAATTGTGATAAATAATCAATGGTGTAAAGTTAGGCAAGATGAAGTCGAATTACCCAACGGGCAAATCGTCGATGACTTTTTTGTAAATATTCGACCTGATATTGCTGTTATTTTACCAATCACTCAGCAAAAAGAAATTGTTTTTGTGCGGCAATATCGTCATGCCGTCGGAGCAATTTTATTAGAACTTCCTGCGGGTGCTTTTCATCCAGAGGAAGAGGATAGTGTTGTAGCCGCCGCCAGAGAATTAGAAGAAGAAACGGGATATATTGCCGAGCAACTCATTCAATTGGCAACTTTATATGATAATCCACCCAAAGATACAAATAATATTCATTTGTTTCTAGCTGAAAATGTGCGTCTAGCCAGTCAGCAAAGGCTAGATATCACCGAAGATATTGAAGTTATATTAATTCCTATCTCCAAAGTCAAAGAAACAATCGCTCAGGGTGAAATTTGTGTTTCTGGAACAATTGCTGCTATTTTCTTAGGATTAGATTTTTTATCCTGTCAAGCTGCTAAACAAGCAAATTAA